GAGTGGGCCCAAATTTAAGAACATTAGTTAGAAGAAAACCTATTCAATTCAGTTCCAGTGGTGgtcagggatgtggaaattatattAGAACCGCTGAGAAGAATATAACAGAAAAGAAAGTCTGTAGACTCTTTATTAGGTAATAAATCAGATGGAACAAAGGTAAGGCTTAAATTAGAATTTACAGACGTCTGTATTTATTTGTACAGTTCCACAGTTTCAATGCACTGAAAAAATTCTGGGAAtcaaatgtgaaaaaaaatccATTGTGTTCTGTGTTACAAAGGATGATCCCGTCTGAGCTTAAATATGTCTTAAGTGCTTGCTATATGGAGGTTGAATCCCTTTGTAATATGACAGCTAGAAGAACCCAAAATTATCTGAAGCTCAGCATCATTTTGCATTGTAACCCAGTTTTTCAGTGATGTCCTCTATTATACTGCATCGCCATTCAACAGTGGTTGTAGCAAAGAAGTAACTGTTGTACTTAAAGATATTTCCTTGGGGGTTTCAGGGGAAACAAATAGAAATGTACAACTTGCTTCAGCCTTGTAAGGATAGAACCTCTGTGCCTCAAGGTCCGTGATTCCAAAGAGGAAGAGCAGGGCCAGGAGTTCCTGTTTCTTCCCCTTAGAGGCCAGTTAACCAAGAGAGATGAAGTATATTGACTTCCACAAGGTAGAGGTTTGTCCTACCAGGAGAAAGAAGGGGACCCAGGCGAGCGAAGGACATTTGTACCTGTACACATAATACACATAAACAGGTTTGGCAGGGACCATAGGGAAGGTCAGTGGGGGccggggcgggtgggggtgggtggggggcggggtggaatgTGGTGGCAGCAAGGTATGCTTGATGGAGATGCTTTAACTCTTGGGATGGGTCTTGCCAAATCTCTTCCCTGCTCCCAGTGCTGGGAATGAACAAGGATCTTCTAAGGGGCTAGCAAATGTCAAAGCCATTCTGAAGCCCCAGGCAGATACAATGATCTATCATTGACCCTGCAAACTGTGGCAGGGGTCAGCACTGCGGGGCATCAGTGAAACTACTGTAATCTTAGGCCGTCGAATTTTGGAGGCAGTAAATAAAAATGCATGATCGTTGACGGGTGAGCTGAGGTGACAGTTCAATCTTCTGTCTCTGGATAAGATACAAGCTTTTGCAACCGAAGATGCAAACTGAAACCCTTTATGAGACACGTCTTTTTAAATCTCCACGCTTTTTATTGGGTAAGTGACCCCCTGGCATTGCAGCATTCACAATTCCCATGTATCTCTATAATTATCACACGGTAGGATTTGCTGCTCCACTTTGCATCCAATTCCTGAAGGCAGTGGAATTGCTCGTTTATGATTAGGGTGCAAGCAAAAATTCACCAGCCTGTCCCATTCAGTAGCTCCCGCTCATTCCAAATAATGTGAAGCTGTTTCTAATGCCAGCACTGTATATGTTGTGACCATACTTTATTTTGGTTATGGACATCCTTCAAACAATGTTTTAGAAATACAGAGAATTTGTCGAAAGTAAGGAATATGCAAGTGAGGTACAGAGTATCTCTGGAATCTGCAACCTGTCAGTATAACAAGTATATCTGTGCATTATTATAAGTTACATCGAGTAGCCATTTTATATATAAAGCATGAGATTTCTTTTTCCCACCTTGACAAGACAAAAATATATACAAAACATAAAACGCACTGTTGAATTTTCAACGTGAGATTTTCTGCTCTAGGTAAGGCTAAACACTAAAGCTGAGTACAAGTGACCTTGCTCCCTTTAACACCCTCTGGTTCAGTTATGTGTTCCTTCGCccatttgttaaaaaaaaaagttgttcTTTTTCAATTCACATCGGCAgtagaaaaaatattttaaaagtttttttattacAACATTGGCTTTGAAGCAGCTACGTAAAAAAATAAAAAGCTAGCAGTGCATTGATCTGTTAGAAAATAAGGATTAACTGGTTGTCAATTATGGTAACAGGTCCTTGCATGTTGGATCCAAAGGAATGTGCTGCGTTGTGTAAGGTGACACTGTCCAATTTAATAAATGTTCAagtgatttttgttttaaaaggggACTGAATAACCCACGTCAGGGGTTATCGTGTGCTGGTCCACAAAGGTTTACTTTCACAGACAAATTGCTTGGTCACTGTATTTGTTTAAATTACTACAAAAATGTCCTagttctcattttaaaaaaaacacaatcatTTTAGTCTTTTCTACTAGAAGTACTTTCAAATGGTAAAAAGCGGTCGTTAAGTCACAAAAGAAGGGTTACTTGTTGCTTCCATAACAACTCAGAACCAAAGAGAAGAACTCCAAGACTGCACAAACGTAAAGGTCACAGGGTTATCTTTACCTGAAATTAAAATGATTCACATGAATTTTTTTATTTTACATATTCAACTTTCATAGCTGTTTATTGTTTCACAAAAGCTTTGTTTCTTTAACGTATTCATACATTCTCTGCAAAATAAAAGGCTGGGGGAAATGAGGAGGCTTTCAAGGACTTAACATTATGATTTAAATTCAAGGCACATACATGATACACCAAAAGGGTGCAAGATAATGAACTTTGGTTCCTTGCACTGTGGAAAATTTGGAACAAAAAGGAAAAGTTAAACTAAAATGCCACTGTCATTTGCACAAACATGTTCTGACATCTGTATTACAAAAGTAGTTGTAGATTTTAACACACTTCTATGCATTATTTGCTGTAGGCATTTTCTTAAAAAAATGTATCTGGATTTTTATTGTTCTGTTCACCTTCGGTGTAATACTGGTTTACCAGTATTGCTTATTCCCAAAACTGGCTCAACTTCAGAACTGTCGCTGCCAAATGGAAGATACAAAGAATGTATATCTCGGtgtggtcaatgtctgtgtgggttaatCAAATTGAATCAACTAAACATatggggcgagattttccagcctcccagccgtgtgtctcccgccggcgggaggtggcgtgttgtttgctagtggtggggttctctggtcccgccgctgtcagtgggaattcccattgacgtcactccATGCCGGTGGGAAATTTATGGCTggggtgcactgccagcgggacaggagaatcccgccggcaggaaCAGCTGCAGAAATCGGGCCATGATCTTCAGAAACTTAAGTGAGCTGCGAATCCTTCAGTTTTCATTATTGTCAGTATGTCTAAGATAAGGTATTGTGTGAATATTTTACCTATCAGTACTGTACAGGATACTGTTATCATTCAGACATTGTACAGAATACTGTTCTTAATATTAAAATGGAGTCACATTTCTTCAGTTAACAATCTGTCCTTTGTGTCAACTAAACAGGATATTGTGGCACACAGCCCTAAGCGTTGGAGCTCTGGTTGGTGACACTATGGAATAGTACGTGGGTGAGATTGTGCTTATGCATGGAGAGTTCCTGATCTTGGTCATGCCATGGTGGAGTTTACACCCTCCCCTCAGGCTGCCAACAGAGCTGGTAGAGGGAGGGGGGTAAGGAAACAGGTCATCCTGCTCGTGGCATGGAAGGCacagggagatagacagagacaagGGGAGAAAGAAACATATACCCTCAGTTCAGAATATGAAGATATCGGCTGCAAACTAGCACTCAGAATTATCTGGATAAGACTCATTTAGTACGACAGCAACATGCTCCTGTGAAAGATCTGCACGCTATACTAAGAAACAATGCCATTTTTGTCAAACTGTAATGTAGCTGTGCATTTAAGAAATTGTCCCAACAATTAATTGAATATCTGATTATAATAATTATTTGATGCCCCAATTTGATGGCCCATCAATCTAAGCGACAAGTGTGAAATGTAGCAAGTGGCTTCCATTTGTATGAAGGTGATGCAAGTGTAAATATTACTTGTGGGAGCCCTGTGGAACGCTAATCTGCTTGCGTAGGTTTAATGTACGTTTGGTTTCACTGGTCCTGAATTGGTCAGCAAGTTGCCATcctaatagaatagaatccctacagtgcagaaggaggccattcagcccatcgcgtctgcacccaccacaattccatccaggccccattcctgtaacgccacatatttaccctgctaattcccctgacactggggtcaatttagcatggccaatcaacctaacccgcacatctttggactgtggaaggaaaccagagcacctggaggaaacccatgcagacacgaggagaacgtgcaaactccacacagacagtgacctgaggccggaattgagcccaggtccctggcgctgtgaggcagcagtgctaactactgtgccaccatgccgccctaatgcTTCACTGTTGCCATGGTTTGCTTTACTCTGGACCAAAGCACTGTTAATCTTTATTTGTTAAAGTGTTCCTGAAAAGTTACGAGTCGAAAAAGATCTGCAAAGTTTCAACAAATCAACAATGAGAACTATGTACCCTTTGTATTAATTACTGTTGTTTGAGAataaaccagatgtgtttttgttAATTGACAATGTGCCGCAACACACAAAATGTCATTGCAGTAAATTCCACACGGATTCCGACCTCATTATAATGAAAGCATCACGCTCTTCAAATATATTAAATATTGACTATTGCAGTTCAAATTCTAGAAAACTTAATTGATCTTATTGTTGGGGGAAATCTAATCATAGCATTGAATAAAAGGGAAGGTCGGAGTTTAAGTGGAGCTTTAAGGAGACTGTGCTAGAAGCATATGAAATTATATTGTACATACGATAAACTGAAAGTACTGAACAGCCGCCTGACAGATCAGATTAAGCTCCCGAAAAGGGTCATGAGGAAGATGTGTGATGTGGGGTTTCAAGTTATGGAGACCACAGGGTTTTGGGTTCAACTTCCAGTCTGAGCTGAGTTAGTTGGTGCTGGCTGAATACTTGGGTGTTAAAGCTGTTCGCCATGCCCTGGGCTACAGAATGTGTGAGGGTGGCGAGgaaagaaaagagaaaaaaaaaaatcagaagttACCATGCCTGATTGCAATATGCAGTGACCCATTGCTGGAAAACAGACGAATGTTGGGCTTGGCTTGGACTGTCCCCTGAGGTCATTTGCTTGCACTCACATTCAGGATCACAGCCTGAGATGACCATGAGGAGCAAGGTGCCAATGGCACAGCAAGGGACAAAAAAACAATTTCAAGACAGGAAGGTGAGCAAACATTATGGAGGGACAGCCTGAGAAAATCAAATTAACCATCAGTTTTTGTTGCTTTCTAAATTAGATGCCAGTGCAACTGTTCAGAAGATGTTTTAAACCCCGACTGATGTCTTTAAATGCTGTCATacgtttaaaaaaagaaaaatcatTTATGAACATAGGCCTTGATTGTACATCAACAACTATACAGCATACTTAATCTCTTTTTCAAACCACTTGACTGCATTACAAAATTGTTGCTACTTATTTTTTTGTAATAGAAAAGATagcaatttttttttacactGTATAAATTACACAGTAGGCAGACGCAATCTGTCTGGACAATATTTCACAAATATATTCTAGAAAGTCCTATAACTGCAGGGTCTGTATACTGCATGGTCATGTATGACATTGTTCTAAATCTGGAGCCCCACTCGTACAGTATCTGCTGTTGCTTCTGGTGTGGCAGTCTGTAAAGTTAATCGCTCCATTCGGAGGGTATATCGACTGCAGTCTAAAATCCTCCTTAAGCATTTGTTCATTATTTAGTGAGACTATGTGAAAACTGGTCTCAGTCATTTCGAGAATTGAGTTGTCCTTTTTAGTGCCAGCCTCACAATAGTCGTCTTTCCTTCTTCCTCGATTGTACTTCCATGAGTGCGAATTGTATTTCCCCTTTCTGTGCATGTGCCAGCAAAAGACGCTGAGCAGGGCCACCAGAACGAGAATCACTGCCCCCCCAATCAGCCCCGCCAACAGTAAAGGGGAGCTCAGGTCCTGCTGGGTCGCCTGCTCGGGACTCGAGGCCATGTTCGTGTTAAAAGATGACGACTTGGTGGTGGCCTCCGAACAAACTGTATCGTCCTCGGGGTGAAAGTTATTTGAGGCGTCCAACAGAACCATACAAATCCTATAGGTCGACTTGGGCTCCAGGTTCAGCAAGCTCAGCTGCTCTGTGTCTCCACTCACTATCCTTTCGTGCATGATGCCACCGACCAAACTGTGGCCCAGTTTCACCCACGTTATTCTGTACTTGGTCACCGCATAGATGGCGAGCCAGCCGATTTGGATGCAGGTGTCGTTCACGAACTGGACACTGAGTCGCAACTGGCCAACTGGCCAAGGGTCCGTGAATCCTTTGCCTCCTGTAGGCACCAGAGGGGTCGACCCCGGGGCGAAGGGGAGAAGGGAGGTGTTGGCCGCAGGGTCGAAGGTGGCAGAGATGACAGTCACGGTGGCAGAGGGCAAGGGGGCAGGGGGCACAGGCGTGACATGGGGAGCAGCGGTGGTAATGGGGCAGGACACCAGATTGATATTCAGATCTCTTATAGCCATTCCTCTGACTTTGTCAGGTCCCTGACACATCAGCCCACGCACGTTAATTGAAAAAGACAGTGACTGCAGCCACTTGGTCACCCACTTGATGTTGCAGTCACAGTACCAGGGATTATTCCTCAGAAGGATCTGTTTCAGGCTGGTCATCCCATCGAAAACTCCTTTCACCAGCCTTCGCAGCTGATTGCTGGAGAGGTCCAGCTTTTCCAACCGTTTCAGATGAGTGAAGGCAGTGAGTGGAATCTGACTGATCTGATTCTCCTGCAGGttgagcttcaccaggttgtctCCGGGAATGTT
This Mustelus asterias chromosome 18, sMusAst1.hap1.1, whole genome shotgun sequence DNA region includes the following protein-coding sequences:
- the LOC144507272 gene encoding leucine-rich repeat transmembrane protein FLRT2, which encodes MGMSRTRVCFMDWITLLQLWIMFLLGLCAQIAGADFCPSECRCDKKFVYCNDRGLTSVPAGIPEGASILYLQNNIINNAGFPLDLRNVLSVQTVYLYGNELDEFPVNLPKNMKQLHLQENNIQTVSREAISQLQELEELHLDDNSISTVGIEDGAFREATNLKMLFLSRNHLSSVPIGLPLGLEELRLDENRISTVSELAFWNLTLLQRLVLDGNLLTDGGIAQGALEQLMKLTELSLVRNSLTVPPLNIPGDNLVKLNLQENQISQIPLTAFTHLKRLEKLDLSSNQLRRLVKGVFDGMTSLKQILLRNNPWYCDCNIKWVTKWLQSLSFSINVRGLMCQGPDKVRGMAIRDLNINLVSCPITTAAPHVTPVPPAPLPSATVTVISATFDPAANTSLLPFAPGSTPLVPTGGKGFTDPWPVGQLRLSVQFVNDTCIQIGWLAIYAVTKYRITWVKLGHSLVGGIMHERIVSGDTEQLSLLNLEPKSTYRICMVLLDASNNFHPEDDTVCSEATTKSSSFNTNMASSPEQATQQDLSSPLLLAGLIGGAVILVLVALLSVFCWHMHRKGKYNSHSWKYNRGRRKDDYCEAGTKKDNSILEMTETSFHIVSLNNEQMLKEDFRLQSIYPPNGAINFTDCHTRSNSRYCTSGAPDLEQCHT